A single Flavobacterium sp. 1 DNA region contains:
- a CDS encoding OmpH family outer membrane protein, whose translation MKQFKTLLIAAILFIGATQISNAQTKVAHVDVSDIMGKMPAILDAQKQLQTLGTTYDTDYKKMVEEYQAKLKKYEEESTKVTEAVNQERQKEVQDMQKRIVDFRDNAQKELQNKESEIMKPIMEKVKASIQKVGKAKGFQYVLDSSTLLLADGTNITVDVKKDLGF comes from the coding sequence ATGAAACAATTCAAAACTTTACTAATTGCTGCAATACTATTTATAGGAGCTACACAAATTTCAAACGCTCAAACTAAAGTGGCTCATGTTGATGTAAGTGATATTATGGGGAAAATGCCGGCTATATTAGATGCACAAAAACAATTACAAACACTAGGTACAACTTATGATACTGATTACAAAAAAATGGTTGAAGAATACCAAGCAAAATTAAAAAAATACGAAGAAGAATCTACTAAAGTTACTGAAGCCGTAAATCAAGAACGTCAAAAAGAAGTTCAAGACATGCAAAAAAGAATCGTTGACTTTAGAGACAATGCTCAAAAAGAATTACAAAATAAAGAATCTGAAATAATGAAACCAATTATGGAAAAAGTGAAAGCTTCTATCCAAAAAGTTGGTAAAGCTAAAGGATTCCAATATGTACTTGACAGTTCAACTCTTTTGCTTGCAGACGGAACAAACATTACTGTTGATGTAAAAAAAGATTTAGGTTTTTAA
- the murI gene encoding glutamate racemase, which produces MTNNSPIGVFDSGIGGTSIWKAIHELLPNEQTIYLADSKNAPYGQKSKNEIIALSMKNTDLLIKMGCKLIVVACNTATTNAIQELRAKYSIPFIGIEPAIKPAATNSKTQTIGILATKGTLNSELFNKTTEKFQDTKIIEQIGHGLVQLIEDGKIDSPEMTELLYSYLTPMIEANIDYLVLGCSHYPYLIPQIKKILPEHIHIIDSGEAVAKQTQNVLREKTGFSSVQNRNPIFYTNTNPKVLNEILENKYKVEEKEF; this is translated from the coding sequence ATGACAAACAATAGCCCTATTGGTGTTTTTGACTCTGGAATTGGAGGGACCTCTATTTGGAAAGCCATTCATGAATTATTGCCTAACGAACAAACAATTTATCTCGCAGACAGCAAGAATGCTCCTTACGGACAAAAATCAAAAAATGAAATCATTGCATTAAGCATGAAAAACACAGATTTATTGATTAAAATGGGATGCAAATTAATTGTAGTCGCCTGCAATACTGCTACAACAAATGCTATTCAGGAATTAAGAGCAAAATACAGTATTCCCTTTATTGGTATTGAACCTGCAATAAAACCTGCCGCAACAAACTCTAAGACTCAAACAATAGGAATATTGGCCACAAAAGGAACGCTTAACAGTGAACTTTTTAACAAAACAACAGAGAAATTTCAAGACACTAAAATTATCGAACAAATAGGTCATGGGTTAGTTCAATTGATTGAAGACGGTAAAATCGATTCTCCAGAAATGACTGAATTACTGTACTCTTACCTCACTCCCATGATTGAAGCAAATATTGATTATCTGGTATTAGGCTGCAGTCATTACCCCTATTTAATTCCACAGATAAAAAAAATTCTTCCTGAACATATCCACATTATTGATTCGGGTGAAGCTGTCGCCAAACAAACACAAAATGTACTTAGAGAAAAAACAGGCTTTTCGAGTGTTCAAAATAGAAATCCCATTTTTTACACCAATACCAATCCTAAAGTTTTAAACGAAATTTTAGAAAATAAATATAAAGTAGAAGAAAAAGAATTTTAG
- a CDS encoding aromatic hydrocarbon degradation protein: MKKSASFLVLAFFASFWCYSQSIATSPYSLYGLGSLYESNFGLTSALGTAGIALPSDDFINNKNAASLINIPANNFFFEIGGTGIQSSFESNLKKENRNNFQFSHFAFAFPITKKSAFSIAMMPYSSSSFKIYGLKIPIIDGSNEYYYLDVLGTGGLNNLDLAYAYKLSNKLSLGFSASVLFGNTTDERSYTIGNSITNIDKKISYGGIRPVLSSQFKMSPSLTFGLNVKSPTRVNATKTQSVAIVSDSGTANLETDELSNTDDFYLPLDIGFGVNKSFKNKFNVTFDYEKSFWDATNQSDMYGEFSDQEKFSLGFSYLKTKTSRNYFDRIKFAAGAHYDTGYLVVNNNKIDDKNFSIGASLPLDHLSSALFISYTYGTKGQITNSLIQENYHKLTLNLNLDGIWFVRKKMD; encoded by the coding sequence ATGAAAAAAAGTGCTTCGTTTCTGGTTTTAGCTTTTTTTGCTTCTTTTTGGTGCTATTCACAAAGTATTGCTACTTCGCCTTATTCTCTTTACGGATTGGGGAGTTTGTATGAATCCAATTTTGGATTAACGTCTGCTTTAGGTACTGCTGGAATAGCACTTCCGTCTGATGATTTTATCAATAACAAAAATGCTGCATCTTTAATTAATATTCCTGCCAATAATTTCTTTTTTGAAATCGGCGGCACTGGGATTCAATCGTCTTTTGAAAGTAATCTCAAAAAAGAAAACAGAAATAATTTTCAGTTTTCACATTTTGCTTTTGCTTTTCCAATTACTAAAAAGTCAGCATTTAGTATAGCGATGATGCCTTATTCCAGTTCTTCTTTTAAAATTTATGGACTAAAAATTCCAATAATAGACGGCAGTAATGAGTATTATTATTTGGATGTATTGGGAACAGGAGGTTTGAATAATTTGGACTTAGCGTATGCTTATAAATTGAGTAATAAATTATCATTAGGTTTTTCTGCTTCGGTTCTTTTTGGGAATACTACAGATGAAAGAAGTTATACCATTGGTAATTCGATTACAAATATTGATAAAAAAATAAGCTATGGCGGTATCCGACCTGTTTTAAGTTCGCAATTCAAAATGAGTCCATCGTTAACTTTTGGATTGAATGTAAAATCACCAACAAGAGTAAATGCGACCAAAACTCAATCGGTGGCAATTGTGAGCGATTCTGGAACTGCTAATTTGGAAACAGATGAGCTGTCCAATACAGACGATTTTTATTTGCCTTTGGATATTGGATTTGGAGTTAATAAATCATTCAAGAATAAGTTTAATGTAACTTTTGATTACGAAAAAAGTTTTTGGGATGCTACAAATCAATCCGATATGTATGGAGAATTTTCTGATCAGGAAAAATTTTCATTGGGTTTCTCATATCTAAAAACAAAAACATCCCGAAACTATTTTGACAGAATAAAATTTGCTGCGGGAGCTCACTATGATACAGGTTACTTAGTTGTAAATAATAATAAAATAGATGATAAGAATTTTTCTATTGGGGCTTCTTTGCCATTGGATCACTTGTCCTCTGCTTTGTTTATTTCCTATACTTATGGAACTAAAGGGCAAATAACCAATTCATTAATTCAGGAAAATTACCACAAACTAACATTGAATCTTAACTTAGACGGTATTTGGTTTGTTCGAAAAAAAATGGATTAG
- a CDS encoding DUF4270 family protein, translating to MPDFIDKRAITRAESQFETELQQVDCFFVFIDILACLVYVIRTAGLLAYIFAQKIDMYKFLFLIFSVLFIVSCDSDTDQGDFVVGADYLALKNKVISIDTLTIDVSTIKMDSLVTSNESRILVGNYDDPLFGKVKSDSYFQVSTSSYNLYSQNSDTDATGYVFDSIAMIMRYDDYYYADTTKVQTLNIHRVLKNFKPNVNDNSFYNSSSLAYNESSLGTISYRPKPIGKDSVNMKLSNEFGLELFNKFKNNEITTSEEFNEYLKGFVLKSTSSASSSVIGFNLSSVLRLYYSKGKGGDSGDDYVLDFTISDATKQFNAVSSDRTGTLIQDLLLAKMNLSSLYTGNTGFIQSGTGIACRIDFPNIKQLKYISDKGAIVDAKLMVKPVKNSYSEMFPLPQTLSVYVIDKLNRIKSTLTDSSGATVVATLNNANDEFDENVGYELSLGAFLQKEMLKESDSKSGLLFTLPALSKIVGRVALGDQTNKESKIKLQIYYITY from the coding sequence TTGCCTGATTTCATAGATAAACGGGCTATTACTCGTGCCGAATCTCAATTTGAAACAGAATTGCAACAGGTAGATTGTTTTTTTGTTTTTATAGACATATTAGCCTGTCTGGTATATGTTATTAGGACTGCTGGACTGCTGGCTTATATATTTGCCCAAAAAATAGATATGTACAAGTTTTTGTTTTTAATTTTTTCGGTTTTGTTCATTGTTTCATGTGACTCAGATACAGATCAAGGGGATTTTGTTGTAGGGGCAGATTATTTAGCACTAAAAAACAAAGTGATTTCTATAGATACACTTACAATCGATGTTTCCACTATAAAAATGGACTCTTTGGTTACTTCAAATGAGAGCAGGATTTTGGTGGGGAATTATGATGATCCGCTTTTTGGGAAAGTAAAGTCAGATAGCTATTTTCAAGTTTCTACTTCTTCATATAATCTGTACAGCCAAAATTCAGATACTGATGCTACTGGATATGTTTTTGATTCCATTGCAATGATCATGCGATATGACGATTATTATTATGCCGATACCACAAAGGTGCAAACTCTGAATATTCATAGGGTATTGAAGAATTTCAAGCCTAATGTAAATGATAATAGTTTTTATAATAGTTCCAGTTTAGCTTATAATGAATCCAGTTTAGGTACTATATCTTATCGTCCTAAACCCATAGGCAAGGACAGTGTCAATATGAAATTAAGCAATGAATTTGGGCTTGAGCTTTTTAATAAATTTAAAAATAATGAAATTACCACTTCCGAAGAGTTTAATGAATACTTGAAGGGTTTTGTGTTGAAGTCAACTTCCAGCGCTTCTTCCAGTGTAATAGGATTTAATTTGTCCAGTGTACTTCGGCTGTATTATTCTAAAGGAAAAGGAGGCGATTCAGGAGATGATTATGTATTGGATTTTACAATATCTGATGCCACTAAGCAATTCAATGCAGTTTCATCGGATAGAACAGGAACTTTAATTCAAGATTTACTTTTGGCGAAGATGAATTTGTCTAGCCTGTACACTGGTAACACAGGATTCATTCAATCGGGTACAGGGATAGCCTGCAGAATTGATTTTCCTAATATAAAGCAATTAAAATATATCTCGGATAAAGGAGCTATTGTTGATGCAAAGCTAATGGTAAAACCTGTCAAAAATTCGTATTCCGAAATGTTTCCATTGCCTCAAACTCTAAGTGTTTATGTAATTGATAAATTAAATCGGATAAAATCAACACTTACAGATTCTAGTGGGGCTACTGTAGTTGCGACTCTGAATAATGCCAATGATGAATTTGATGAAAACGTTGGTTATGAATTGTCTCTTGGGGCCTTTTTACAGAAAGAAATGCTCAAAGAGTCTGATTCTAAAAGCGGATTGCTCTTTACTTTACCTGCTTTATCTAAAATTGTTGGAAGGGTTGCGCTGGGAGATCAAACGAACAAGGAAAGTAAAATAAAATTACAAATTTATTATATAACGTATTAA
- a CDS encoding DUF6268 family outer membrane beta-barrel protein codes for MRIHNFTAILLLIPLFSVYAQNGYTFEFNTKTEPIDNGSIKQTEIGMQFFKDISTTNKLTNTFKYKSTTITDEVETYVLANYASNYSNTHFNSFSNVFEFSHQFSEKTKLNLSFEPTVNFQNTISIADVTLLGGAAISQIINSNNSIDLGIKRMTVFGKPQILPTFAFNHQFSEKTFLKLGFPNAALSYSSSIRDTFSLTNDFSGSTYNLDPSIIADDKSSITKVGFSQMETTLQYERNIDTSWFVNFKGGYSTNKEFKFSDENRTTEINQTLKNGSVFSISIKYKL; via the coding sequence ATGAGAATACACAATTTTACTGCGATACTGCTCCTAATCCCGCTATTTAGTGTTTATGCACAAAATGGATACACTTTTGAATTTAATACTAAAACAGAACCAATAGATAATGGCTCTATAAAACAAACTGAAATTGGAATGCAATTTTTTAAAGACATCAGTACCACAAATAAATTGACAAATACTTTTAAATATAAGAGCACAACAATTACTGATGAAGTAGAAACTTATGTCTTAGCAAATTACGCCTCAAATTACAGCAATACTCATTTTAACAGTTTTAGCAATGTTTTTGAGTTTTCTCATCAGTTTTCTGAAAAAACAAAATTGAATTTAAGCTTCGAACCGACTGTTAATTTTCAAAATACTATCAGCATTGCTGATGTAACCCTTTTGGGAGGTGCTGCCATTAGTCAGATAATAAACAGCAATAACAGTATTGATTTGGGGATAAAAAGAATGACCGTTTTTGGAAAACCGCAAATACTGCCAACATTTGCATTTAATCATCAATTCAGCGAGAAAACATTTTTAAAATTAGGATTTCCAAATGCAGCACTATCCTATTCTAGTTCTATTCGTGATACGTTCAGTTTAACAAATGACTTTAGCGGAAGCACTTACAACCTCGATCCATCCATTATTGCAGATGATAAAAGTAGTATAACTAAAGTTGGATTTTCTCAAATGGAGACCACATTACAATATGAAAGAAACATTGACACCTCTTGGTTTGTTAATTTCAAAGGAGGATACTCGACTAACAAAGAATTTAAATTTTCGGATGAAAATAGAACAACAGAAATAAATCAGACCTTAAAAAACGGAAGCGTCTTTTCTATTAGCATTAAATACAAACTTTAA
- a CDS encoding kelch repeat-containing protein — translation MKHLKKGIFITTLLISLIFIGCNNDDDDDDTLGNWVKKSAFDGPARSSATSFVIGTFAYVTTGYTGDEYLKDLWAYNSTGDYWEQKADFIGIARSSGSGFELNGKGYVGLGYDGTNKLKDFYQYNPDTNIWSQKADFGGTARYSAVGFQVGGKAFLGTGYDGNYLKDFYQYNDTDNTWTQVNGFSGNKRRNATVFVINDIAYLGTGINSGVNQVDFWAFDPSTDVWTRKRDLDDDESDHDTYSIVRANASSFTIDGLGYVACGSSGTTIWEYNPKTDIWNAKTALEGSGRSDAVGISINGERGFIALGKSGTSYFDDVWEFKPKEEQNDDDN, via the coding sequence ATGAAACATTTAAAAAAAGGTATATTTATTACCACATTACTTATCAGCTTAATTTTCATTGGATGCAATAATGATGATGACGATGATGACACACTAGGAAACTGGGTGAAAAAATCAGCCTTTGACGGTCCGGCCCGATCAAGTGCAACTAGCTTTGTTATTGGTACTTTTGCTTACGTAACTACCGGCTATACAGGAGATGAATATCTAAAAGATTTATGGGCTTACAATTCTACAGGCGATTATTGGGAACAAAAAGCAGATTTTATAGGTATTGCCAGAAGTTCTGGAAGCGGTTTTGAATTAAACGGAAAAGGATATGTTGGCCTCGGCTATGACGGAACCAATAAATTAAAAGACTTTTACCAATACAATCCAGACACAAATATCTGGTCTCAAAAAGCAGATTTTGGAGGAACAGCCCGTTATAGCGCAGTAGGTTTTCAAGTAGGCGGAAAAGCTTTTTTAGGTACAGGATATGATGGCAATTATTTAAAAGATTTCTACCAATATAATGACACTGATAATACTTGGACACAAGTAAATGGTTTTAGCGGTAATAAAAGAAGAAATGCCACTGTATTTGTAATTAATGATATTGCTTATTTAGGAACTGGAATAAACAGCGGTGTCAATCAAGTAGATTTTTGGGCATTTGATCCAAGTACAGATGTATGGACCAGAAAAAGAGATTTAGATGATGACGAGAGCGATCACGATACTTATTCAATTGTAAGAGCCAACGCATCTAGTTTTACTATAGACGGATTAGGATATGTTGCCTGCGGTTCAAGCGGAACTACCATCTGGGAATACAATCCTAAAACAGATATTTGGAACGCAAAAACAGCTCTTGAAGGATCAGGAAGATCCGATGCTGTGGGAATTAGCATAAATGGCGAAAGAGGCTTTATTGCCTTAGGAAAATCTGGTACTTCCTATTTTGATGATGTATGGGAATTTAAGCCAAAAGAGGAACAAAATGACGATGATAATTAA
- a CDS encoding DUF4907 domain-containing protein, which produces MTMIINNSNNKFFWEKSQKNLSYILNLGLILFIIGLLLFIFCRKEHDLKIQSLKTINGWGYIIKNSDKIIIRQTIIPVISESKSFKTEKEALAVGQLVVKKLKSNNSPTITKNDLILLKIKM; this is translated from the coding sequence ATGACGATGATAATTAATAACAGCAACAATAAATTCTTCTGGGAAAAATCTCAGAAGAATTTATCATATATTTTAAATTTAGGCTTGATTCTATTTATAATCGGATTATTGCTCTTTATTTTCTGCAGAAAAGAACATGACCTAAAAATTCAATCCCTAAAAACTATTAATGGCTGGGGGTATATAATCAAAAACAGTGATAAAATAATTATAAGACAAACCATTATACCGGTAATTAGTGAATCCAAAAGCTTTAAAACTGAAAAAGAAGCATTGGCGGTAGGGCAATTGGTAGTCAAAAAATTGAAATCCAATAATTCTCCCACTATTACAAAAAATGATTTAATTTTATTAAAAATAAAAATGTAG
- a CDS encoding sensor histidine kinase, whose product MNFASIKNSGSNKILIHIIIWCFFIGISLIQFYESPFHISNDFYIQWLTGIILFYLNYTYLVTHFLLQKKYAYYISILLILIIIFMVFRHEFFTPEFRGIRPQNGENFPRIPYNNGNINHRIPRRDQSLFFKIVPSVFYILIIAISTIIKTLSEFYDDQQNKLIAESQRTATELNYLRTQTNPHFLFNSLNSIYSLAHKKSDLVPDAIVTLSEMMRYMLYETDNKYVLLEKEINYIKNYIELQKLRLNNIENISLNIHGNTKDKFIEPMLLISFIENAFKYGTDYKGTAYVKIVITIEENVFSFWIENKIENNRKDPENSGIGLANIKNRLNLLYPNTHQLDLTSTDSKYTVHLVLQLDQIQPQTNTTFTPTS is encoded by the coding sequence ATGAACTTTGCGTCAATAAAAAATAGCGGCTCCAATAAAATACTGATTCATATTATCATTTGGTGTTTTTTTATTGGTATTTCCCTTATTCAATTTTACGAAAGCCCATTTCACATCAGTAATGATTTTTATATCCAATGGCTAACTGGAATAATTCTTTTCTATCTTAATTATACTTATCTGGTTACTCATTTTCTTTTGCAAAAAAAATACGCCTATTATATAAGCATCTTATTAATCTTGATTATAATTTTCATGGTTTTCAGGCATGAATTTTTCACACCTGAATTTAGAGGAATTAGACCCCAAAATGGAGAAAATTTCCCTAGAATACCATATAACAATGGAAACATCAATCATAGAATACCTAGAAGAGATCAATCGCTTTTCTTTAAAATAGTGCCATCAGTCTTTTATATATTAATCATTGCCATTAGTACCATCATCAAGACATTATCTGAGTTTTACGATGACCAGCAGAATAAATTGATTGCAGAAAGCCAAAGAACGGCAACAGAATTAAACTATTTAAGAACCCAGACAAATCCTCATTTTTTATTTAATTCGCTAAACAGCATCTATTCCTTAGCTCATAAAAAATCAGATTTGGTACCTGATGCCATTGTTACTTTGTCCGAAATGATGCGGTATATGCTTTATGAAACAGACAATAAATATGTTTTGCTCGAAAAAGAAATCAATTACATTAAAAACTATATCGAATTACAGAAATTAAGACTAAACAATATTGAAAACATTAGTCTCAATATACATGGGAACACTAAAGATAAATTTATTGAACCCATGCTGCTGATTTCATTTATAGAAAATGCATTCAAATACGGAACCGATTATAAAGGAACGGCTTATGTGAAAATTGTAATAACAATTGAAGAAAATGTATTCTCTTTTTGGATAGAAAACAAAATTGAGAACAACAGAAAAGACCCTGAAAATTCAGGAATTGGTTTGGCAAATATCAAAAACAGGCTTAATTTGCTTTATCCAAACACACATCAGCTGGATCTGACATCGACAGACTCAAAATATACCGTTCATTTGGTTTTACAATTAGATCAAATTCAGCCACAAACAAATACTACATTTACACCAACATCATAA
- a CDS encoding LytTR family DNA-binding domain-containing protein: MKCVIIDDEPLAVDLLVEFVGRIDSLELVTTFTNAIDAISIINQSEIDLIFLDIEMPHFSGIDFINAIEKKPLIIFTTAYSDYAVEGFNLGAVDYLVKPIPFNRFLKAVMRAQQIFAPKSPPSPNQITSPPEIEHDFMFVRAEYENVKINFSDILFIEGLKDYVKIYTSDNKYTLTLISLIKLENLLSSKGFSRIHRSYIINIKHVKSIQKNKVLIAEKRIPISESYKTAFFEKINI; encoded by the coding sequence ATGAAATGTGTTATTATAGACGATGAGCCATTAGCTGTAGATTTATTGGTTGAATTTGTTGGAAGAATAGATTCGCTTGAACTGGTGACTACATTTACCAATGCAATAGATGCTATATCGATAATCAACCAGTCTGAGATCGATTTAATTTTTTTGGATATTGAAATGCCTCATTTTTCTGGAATTGATTTCATCAATGCTATCGAAAAAAAACCATTAATCATATTTACAACCGCATATTCTGATTATGCAGTCGAAGGTTTTAATCTTGGTGCGGTAGATTATTTAGTAAAACCAATTCCTTTCAATCGATTTTTAAAAGCGGTAATGCGGGCACAGCAGATTTTTGCACCAAAGAGTCCCCCATCACCTAATCAAATAACAAGTCCGCCAGAAATTGAACATGATTTTATGTTCGTCCGAGCTGAATATGAAAATGTAAAAATTAATTTTTCTGATATTTTATTTATTGAAGGATTGAAAGATTATGTAAAAATCTACACCAGCGATAACAAATACACATTAACCCTGATAAGTTTAATAAAACTGGAGAATCTGTTATCTTCTAAAGGTTTTTCGAGAATTCACCGTTCCTATATCATCAACATTAAGCATGTAAAATCTATTCAAAAAAATAAAGTGCTGATTGCTGAAAAAAGAATTCCTATTAGCGAAAGCTACAAAACTGCTTTCTTTGAAAAAATAAATATCTAA
- a CDS encoding gamma carbonic anhydrase family protein, translating into MIIKSVNGKSPIIPEDCYVAENATIVGDVIFGTECSVWFNAVIRGDVNFITIGNKVNVQDGAIVHCTYQKHPTIIGNNVSIGHNAIVHGCTIHDNVLVGMGAIIMDNCVVGSNSIVAAGAVVTQNTIIESGSIYAGVPAKKVKDIDQSNFAGEIERISNNYVMYSSWFKE; encoded by the coding sequence ATGATAATAAAGTCTGTTAACGGAAAATCACCAATTATACCAGAAGATTGTTATGTAGCTGAAAATGCTACTATTGTTGGTGATGTTATTTTTGGTACTGAATGCAGTGTTTGGTTTAATGCTGTAATTCGTGGTGATGTAAATTTTATCACTATAGGTAATAAGGTTAATGTTCAGGATGGAGCAATCGTTCATTGTACTTATCAAAAGCATCCTACCATTATTGGTAATAATGTTTCTATTGGCCATAATGCAATTGTTCATGGCTGTACTATACATGACAATGTATTGGTTGGAATGGGAGCAATAATTATGGATAATTGTGTTGTGGGGAGCAATTCAATTGTGGCTGCAGGAGCGGTTGTTACTCAAAATACCATAATAGAATCGGGTTCTATTTATGCTGGAGTCCCTGCCAAAAAAGTTAAGGATATTGACCAGTCCAATTTTGCCGGAGAGATTGAGCGTATATCCAATAATTATGTAATGTATTCAAGCTGGTTCAAAGAGTAA
- a CDS encoding type IX secretion system membrane protein PorP/SprF, protein MYTKIKLVIVLFFISLSTFSQEGIPVYSDYLSDNYYLIFPSMAGAANCSKLRLTARKQWFDQENAPALQTLSYNGRVGERSGVGAILFNDVNGYHSQFGFKATYAHHIMFSRDEIDLNQLSFGVNVGVNQSQLDETDFQNSGDYDPALGNIQQHASYFNLDIGASYNIFDFSLNAVVKNVLETRQTLYTEYESDNLRKFIISGGYIFGNPDKVLWEPSLLYQYVDKTKESALDMNFKVYKNMEMGQLWGGLSYRKSFDGAVVLNGSGTGSQKLHYINPIMGFNYKNFMFAYSYTHLLGEIQYGNSGFHQITLGLNFLCKPQKYECNCPAIN, encoded by the coding sequence ATGTACACCAAAATCAAGTTAGTAATTGTTCTTTTTTTTATCAGTCTAAGTACTTTTTCCCAGGAAGGAATACCAGTATATTCAGATTATTTATCGGATAATTATTATTTGATTTTTCCATCAATGGCAGGTGCGGCAAATTGCAGTAAATTAAGGCTTACCGCAAGAAAACAATGGTTCGACCAAGAGAATGCTCCAGCCCTTCAGACATTAAGTTATAATGGCAGAGTAGGTGAGAGATCTGGAGTTGGAGCTATACTTTTTAATGACGTAAATGGATATCATTCTCAATTTGGTTTCAAGGCTACCTATGCACATCATATTATGTTTTCCAGAGATGAAATTGATTTGAATCAGTTGTCTTTTGGTGTTAATGTTGGAGTTAATCAAAGCCAACTGGACGAAACGGATTTTCAGAATTCTGGTGATTATGATCCTGCTCTTGGAAATATACAACAGCATGCTTCCTATTTTAATTTAGATATTGGGGCATCTTATAATATTTTTGATTTTAGTTTAAATGCTGTTGTTAAGAATGTTTTAGAAACACGCCAAACGCTTTATACAGAATACGAGAGTGATAATTTGAGGAAATTTATTATTAGCGGAGGTTATATTTTTGGGAATCCTGATAAGGTTTTATGGGAGCCATCTTTGTTGTATCAATATGTGGATAAAACAAAAGAAAGTGCATTGGATATGAATTTTAAAGTTTATAAAAATATGGAAATGGGGCAGTTGTGGGGTGGTTTGTCCTATAGAAAAAGTTTTGATGGTGCTGTAGTTCTTAATGGAAGCGGAACGGGTAGTCAGAAATTGCATTATATTAATCCTATCATGGGTTTTAATTATAAAAATTTTATGTTTGCTTACTCTTACACCCATTTGTTAGGAGAAATACAGTATGGAAATTCAGGATTTCATCAAATCACTTTAGGGCTTAACTTTTTATGTAAACCTCAAAAATACGAATGTAACTGTCCAGCAATTAATTAA
- a CDS encoding NifU family protein: MTKITIKETQNPTIIKFEFPDFITQNESYEFKNIDEAKSSPLAQQLFYLPFVKTVYISGNFIGVERFSIVEWDDVKEAVAEQIEAYVNKGGVIIIADENKPKKQAITVYGESTPNPAALKFVVNKMITKNAVEFKNIDQSGASPLATELFKFPYVKEIFIDENYISVTKYDINEWQDITLEIRTFIKQFIENGGTVLDENLIQTIVKDEKAKDESFDSLDETSQKIINILEEYVKPAVAADGGNILFDSYDDATKTVKVIMQGACNGCPSSTFTLKSGIENMLKSMLNDEGIKVEAV; encoded by the coding sequence ATGACTAAAATAACGATAAAAGAAACACAAAACCCGACCATTATAAAATTTGAATTCCCAGATTTCATCACTCAAAATGAAAGTTACGAATTCAAAAACATAGATGAGGCAAAATCTTCTCCACTGGCACAGCAGCTATTCTATTTGCCATTTGTAAAAACGGTGTATATATCCGGAAATTTCATCGGTGTAGAAAGATTCAGCATTGTGGAATGGGATGATGTAAAAGAAGCAGTTGCAGAACAAATTGAAGCTTATGTTAACAAAGGCGGCGTTATAATTATTGCGGATGAAAATAAGCCAAAAAAACAAGCAATCACTGTTTATGGTGAATCGACTCCAAATCCTGCAGCACTTAAATTTGTAGTCAATAAAATGATTACAAAAAATGCAGTAGAATTTAAAAATATCGATCAAAGTGGTGCATCACCATTAGCAACTGAATTATTTAAATTTCCGTATGTAAAAGAAATATTTATTGACGAAAATTATATTTCAGTTACAAAATACGATATTAATGAATGGCAGGATATCACATTAGAAATAAGAACTTTTATCAAGCAATTTATTGAAAACGGAGGAACTGTTCTTGACGAAAATTTAATTCAAACCATTGTTAAAGACGAAAAAGCGAAGGACGAATCATTTGATTCCCTTGACGAAACTTCTCAAAAAATCATCAATATCTTAGAAGAATATGTAAAACCAGCAGTTGCTGCCGACGGAGGAAATATCCTTTTTGACTCCTATGATGATGCTACAAAAACAGTAAAAGTAATTATGCAGGGAGCTTGCAATGGTTGCCCATCATCTACTTTTACTTTAAAAAGCGGTATTGAAAATATGTTAAAAAGCATGTTGAATGATGAAGGAATTAAAGTAGAAGCTGTTTAA